In Mercurialis annua linkage group LG6, ddMerAnnu1.2, whole genome shotgun sequence, the following are encoded in one genomic region:
- the LOC126687739 gene encoding uncharacterized protein LOC126687739, with protein MLFTNREQFKKACREWGIHHRYQLHFPVNEITRVREKCYSKTKCTFYVFASKLHLKDPNDNTFRVKTLDLRHSCPKVSKNFHLTSAFLADKYLEEFRKDLEYKSEVFVKKIQTDLKQSISIQQARRARRAALDKLEGDEDRQYEKLYDYKREVLRTNPGSTVEFKEARGKFQGMYVCFDGLKQAFVNGMRQIVCLDGCWLKGKYGGQLLSATGINPNDCMYPLAYAWVKTENTDTWIFFTLRSGLFGFVECCEGAVLIFRASILLEAFVGQFQEHIKERDRKHWCRALFKEEVKCDILLNNLAEAFNKYILAAREKPVLTMFEMIRTQLMKRINDKQKFGGNMEGVLCPKIRKKLAKIIDYGWKFTADPGGSPQWQVEGPGGQFVVDLANRTCTCRRWQLSGIPCSHATPCIYGNNQRPEEFVDDCYSVATYQKVYSYVINPMNGPDMWETDPEPFNIILPPSPVHKKKRGRIPTARKKEAEELEKQRVEKAKEAAACREKLPRKGNMRMTCSLCGQFGHNKRGCLKRSGGQSTHEVGGPSAERVPGGQSAEREPGGQSAEREPVLHDSPVTLRWMMDGTSQVVHRSPSRRDTFPFLDQAVQAEPPVADQGQPDQNNLNHPGDAEEHAFNSQRSSVEDGAPSQPIPTQAEKGKGKRRAKDVPSRYMNIMRKRPKNT; from the exons ATGTTGTTCACTAACAGGGAGCAGTTTAAGAAGGCCTGCCGTGAGTGGGGGATACACCACAGGTACCAACTGCACTTCCCTGTAAATGAGATAACAAGAGTGAGGGAAAAGTGCTACTCAAAGACCAAATGTACGTTCTACGTGTTTGCCTCAAAGCTGCACCTCAAAGATCCCAATGACAACACATTCCGAGTGAAGACCCTTGATCTGCGCCATTCATGTCCTAAAGTGAGCAAAAACTTCCACCTGACTAGTGCATTCCTCGCCGACAAGTACTTAGAAGAATTTAGAAAAGATCTTGAATATAAGTCTGaagtgtttgtgaagaagattcAGACGGACCTAAAACAATCAATAAGCATTCAGCAAGCAAGAAGAGCAAGAAGGGCAGCATTGGACAAATTGGAGGGTGATGAAGACCGGCAATATGAGAAGCTGTATGATTACAAGAGGGAGGTTTTGAGAACCAACCCAGGCAGCACGGTGGAGTTTAAAGAAGCAAGGGGGAAGTTCCAGGGAATGTATGTATGCTTTGATGGGTTGAAGCAGGCCTTCGTGAATGGGATGAGACAGATTGTCTGTCTGGATGGGTGTTGGTTGAAGGGTAAATACGGGGGTCAACTTCTTTCTGCAACAGGGATTAATCCAAACGACTGTATGTACCCCTTAGCATATGCCTGGGTTAAAACGGAGAACACAGACACCTGGAT ATTTTTTACATTAAGATCAGGGTTGTTTG GGTTTGTTGAATGCTGTGAAGGAGCTGTTCTCATATTCAGAGCATCGATTTTGCTGGAGGCATTTGTGGGCCAATTTCAGGAGCAC ATCAAAGAGAGGGACAGGAAACACTGGTGTAGAGCGCTGTTCAAAGAGGAAGTCAAATGTGATATCCTCCTAAACAACCTGGCTGAAGCATTCAACAAGTACATACTTGCTGCAAGAGAGAAGCCAGTGTTGACAATGTTCGAAATGATAAGGACTCAGCTTATGAAGAGGATTAATGACAAGCAGAAGTTTGGGGGAAATATGGAGGGTGTGCTGTGTCCAAAGATCAGAAAGAAGTTGGCCAAAATCATTGATTATGGTTGGAAGTTCACCGCAGATCCTGGTGGTAGCCCTCAGTGGCAGGTAGAGGGCCCAGGGGGGCAGTTCGTGGTTGATTTGGCTAACAGAACATGCACATGTCGAAGGTGGCAGCTTAGTGGAATCCCATGTTCGCACGCTACACCATGCATATATGGAAATAATCAACGACCTGAAGAGTTTGTGGATGATTGCTACAGTGTAGCTACGTATCAGAAGGTATACAGCTATGTAATCAACCCTATGAATGGGCCAGACATGTGGGAAACAGACCCTGAGCCATTCAACATCATACTCCCACCATCCCCAGTACATAAGAAGAAGAGGGGCAGAATACCAACGGCTAGGAAAAAAGAGGCGGAGGAACTAGAGAAACAAAGGGTTGAAAAAGCCAAGGAAGCCGCTGCATGTAGGGAAAAGTTGCCAAGGAAAGGAAATATGAGAATGACTTGCAGTTTATGTGGCCAATTTGGACACAATAAGAGGGGTTGCCTAAAGAGAAGTGGGGGTCAGTCAACTCATGAGGTTGGTGGTCCGTCAGCTGAAAGAGTGCCTGGTGGTCAGTCTGCTGAAAGAGAGCCTGGTGGTCAGTCTGCTGAACGAGAACCTGTGCTTCATGACTCTCCAGTCACCCTCCGCTGGATGATGGAT GGTACAAGTCAAGTTGTTCATAGGTCACCGAGTAGACGTGACACCTTTCCATTTTTGGATCAAGCAGTTCAGGCGGAACCTCCGGTTGCTGACCAAGGCCAACCAGACCAGAACAACTTGAACCACCCAGGTGATGCAGAAGAGCATGCCTTCAACAGCCAACGGAGCAGTGTTGAAGATGGAGCTCCGTCCCAACCTATCCCAACGCAAGCTGAAAAAGGAAAAGGGAAGCGAAGAGCTAAAGATGTTCCCTCTAGATACATGAACATCATGAGGAAGAGACCCAAAAACACGTAG
- the LOC126687741 gene encoding secreted RxLR effector protein 161-like, with protein sequence MDKANPLSTPMVNRSLNVETDPFRPCGENEDILGPEVPYLSAIIALIYLANCTRPDISFSINLLARFSSAPTKRHWNGIKHILRYLRESTDLGLFYSNDSNLELIGYADADYLSDPPKVKSQTGYVFTSGATSSNHAELIALHEVSRECVWLRSITQHIQESCGLPVHKSPTALYEDNAACIAQIKKGYVKSDRTKHIPPRFFSYTHELIKNQEIDI encoded by the exons ATGGATAAAGCAAATCCTTTAAGTACTCCTATGGTTAATCGATCATTGAATGTTGAAACTGATCCATTTCGTCCTTGTGGAGAAAATGAGGATATTCTTGGTCCTGAAGTACCATATCTCAGTGCAATCATAGCACTTATATATCTCGCTAATTGCACTCGTCCTGACATATCCTTTTCTATCAATTTATTAGCAAGATTCAGTTCAGCTCCCACGAAGAGACATTGGAATggaatcaaacatatattacgTTATCTTCGTGAAAGCACTGATCttggtttattttattctaacgaTTCAAATCTAGAATTGATTGGTTATGCAGATGCCGATTATTTATCTGATCCTCCTAAGGTTAAGTCTCAAACTGGATATGTATTTACAAGTGGAG CCACTTCCTCAAATCATGCTGAACTTATTGCATTACATGAAGTAAGTAGGGAATGTGTGTGGCTCAGATCAATAACACAACACATTCAAGAATCTTGTGGTCTTCCAGTCCATAAAAGTCCAACTGCTCTATATGAAGATAATGCTGCATGCATAGCACAAATCAAGAAAGGATACGTCAAGAGTGACAGAACCAAACATATACCTCCAAGATTCTTTTCATACACTCATGAACTCataaagaatcaagaaattgACATCTAG
- the LOC126687740 gene encoding E3 ubiquitin-protein ligase SINA-like 10 has translation MGFPRNPFITPVPSVGTTATDSSISEYTNCSYSQNNQKMSDNIVCENGHATCNACSEKTQKCHSCILPIRRMRNRILEDVADSLRVCCSFKNYGCPATVRYPDKINHEKFCSFIECLCPIEICNVKGTSEMIYAHCKVMHKDFVKPFVFCRKFPVSVRLNDNFFILQEENTDIVFVLNNTTCSYGNILTMCCLGPLAAGCCPYEIEVNANSSHKFHSATQNIQGTGNYYRSFSGFLLDSDHKFFADGMIKMEFCVYRAPELA, from the exons ATGGGTTTTCCAAGAAACCCTTTCATTACACCCGTTCCATCAGTT GGAACCACAGCAACTGATTCAAGCATTTCAGAGTACACAAATTGTTCTTATTCTCAAAATAACCAGAAGATGTCTGATAATATTGTT TGTGAAAATGGGCATGCAACATGCAACGCATGCTCGGAGAAGACTCAAAAGTGCCATTCTTGCATCCTGCCTATCAGAAGAATGAGGAACCGGATTCTGGAAGATGTTGCTGACTCTTTGAGAGTTTGTTGCTCGTTCAAGAATTATGGATGCCCAGCAACTGTTAGGTACCCCGATAAGATCAACCACGAAAAGTTCTGTTCTTTTATAGAGTGCTTATGCCCCATTGAAATTTGCAATGTCAAGGGAACCTCTGAAATGATTTATGCTCACTGTAAAGTGATGCATAAAGATTTTGTGAAGCCGTTTGTTTTTTGTCGTAAATTCCCTGTTTCTGTCCGGCTGAATGATAATTTCTTTATTCTCCAAGAGGAAAACACAGACATTGTGTTTGTTCTGAACAACACAACGTGTTCTTATGGGAATATTCTTACAATGTGTTGTCTTGGACCGTTAGCAGCTGGATGCTGCCCCTATGAAATTGAAGTGAACGCCAACTCAAGTCACAAGTTTCACAGTGCTACCCAGAACATTCAAGGCACCGGCAATTACTATCGTTCTTTTTCAGGGTTCCTTCTTGATAGTGACCACAAATTTTTTGCTGACGGTATGATCAAGATGGAGTTTTGTGTTTATCGTGCACCGGAGCTTGCTTAA